One region of Amphiprion ocellaris isolate individual 3 ecotype Okinawa chromosome 9, ASM2253959v1, whole genome shotgun sequence genomic DNA includes:
- the LOC111588867 gene encoding uncharacterized protein LOC111588867 has product MALIEEAIELTEEFFGDAEEEAEGLSEDVQEEMKAEVAEASSEVAEFSKVADALKSFLEFAATNIPKVAAFVGKTIEMGVILWGVNVLLTKLFPHPSSDKSKKRTAIKALTTVIKTETVLGQKTLEWMKEHRDDHITLGEIDVPLESVIAKYITPISEAVDETFKIAKNLQYKLDGKVQFKIPTGEDMREILTTGDAFLKGFNDLVVFISENVQKIEQLATFPVKQADIDLLTTQLKDAKDLPLW; this is encoded by the exons ATGGCACTAATTGAGGAGGCAATTGAACTCACTGAAGAATTCTTTGGAGATGCTGAAGAGGAAGCTGAAGGACTGTCAGAAGACGTACAAGAGGAAATGAAAGCTGAAGTGGCTGAAGCCAGCAGTGAGGTTGCAGAGTTCTCCAAAGTTGCTGATGCTTTGAAATCCTTTCTTGAGTTTGCCGCAACAAACATACCAAAGGTAGCAGCATTTGTCGGAAAAACTATTGAAATGGGTGTTATCTTGTGGGGAGTAAATGTGCTTCTGACGAAATTATTCCCCCATCCAAGTTCAGACAAGAGTAAGAAACGTACTGCTATTAAGGCACTCACCACTGTGATCAAGACTGAGACTGTCTTGGGACAGAAGACCTTggagtggatgaaggagcacaGAGATGACCACATTACCCTGGGTGAGATTGATGTGCCACTGGAATCAGTTATTGCAAAATATATCACACCAATATCTGAG gCTGTTGACGAAACCTTCAAGATCGCAAAAAACCTGCAGTACAAGTTGGATGGAAAAGTTCAGTTCAAAATCCCAACTGGAGAAGACATGAGAGAAATCCTTACAACTGGTGATGCATTTCTCAAAGGATTCAATGACCTGGTTGTCTTCAtctctgaaaatgtgcagaagATTGAACAGCTGGCAACCTTTCCAGTGAAACAGGCAGACATCGACCTTCTTACAACTCAGCTGAAAGATGCCAAGGACTTACCTTTGTGGTAA